The segment GCCCCCTGTCGAAAGGCAATCCCCAGCACACCAACCTCGTCGAAGTCGTCAAGGCTTAAGGAGGAATTCATGTTGAAGCGTCCAGCTTTCCATATAGACAACTCCCGCTGTACGGGGTGCAAGACATGCATGATCGCCTGCATCGACAAGCACGACCTGCCCCTTGGCGTCCTGTGGCGGCGGGTAACGGAATACGTCGGCGGTGAATGGGTGGAGCGCCCGGATGGCACCTGCACGCAAAACGTGTTCAGCTACTATCTGTCCGTTTCCTGCAACCACTGCGAGAACCCGATCTGCGTCCGCTCGTGTCCCACCACGGCCATGCACAAGAACGAAGACGGCATCGTGACCGTCGATCAGGACAAGTGCGTCGGCTGCCGCTACTGCGAATGGGGCTGCCCCTATTCCGCTCCGCAATACAATGCGGAGTTGGGCAAGATGACCAAGTGCGACTTCTGCCGCGACTACCTCAAGGAGGGCAAGGAGCCCGCCTGTGTCGCCGCCTGCCCCTGTCGCGCCCTGGACTTCGGTGAATACGACGAACTTGTCGCCAAATACGGCAATCTCAACATCGTGGCTCCGTTGCCCGATCCCAACATCACCCAGCCCAACCTGATCGTCACGCCCGCCATGAACGCCAAGCCCGGCGGGTCCAAGATGGGTAAAATCAGCAACCCCGAGGAGGTGTAGCAATGTTTTCCAGTGATTGGAGCCTCGTCCTGTTCACCATCCTCGTTCAGAGCGCCGTGGGTATCGTGGTCATAACCGAAGCCGCCCGGCTCTTTGCCGGAGCGTCCGGCTCGGCCCTGCGCTGGCAGACTCCGGTGGCCTGCGTCATGACCGCCCTGGGACTGATCCTGTCCCTTACCCACCTCGGCACTCCCCTGCACAGCGTGTTCACCATCATGAACCTGGGCAACTCGTGGCTCAGCCGCGAAATCCTGTCCGTGTCCGCCTTCTTCATCGCGATCTGCGCGCTCGCCTTCATGAGAATGCGCAACGATGCAGTCAAGGCGACGGGCCTGTCCGTGCTCGCCATGGCGCTCGGACTTCTCGCCGTCTTCGTCATGACCAAGGTCTACCTGCTTGAGACCGTGCCCGCGTGGAACAGCGTGGCCACGGCGTTCAGCTTCTACGGCACGATGCTCCTGGCCGGAGCGGTCGCCAGCGGCGTGATCGGCAGCATTGAAAACAGCGGCAAGGATTGTGGCGAAGACTGCACGTCCGTCACCGGTCTGCTCTGCGCCTCCGCGCAAGCGGGTCTCGCCCTCAAGTTCATCGCCGTGGCCCTGGGCATGATCGCCCTTGGCAGCGTCGGCAGCCTCGGGACCAGCGGTCTCGATCTCGTCGCAGGCGAAGGCGTGTCGGCGCAGATCGTCCGTATAGCCATGATCTGCGCCGGTGCCGGCGTGTTCACATGGTTCGGCTTCAAGGCCATGGGCACCCGGCAGCTCCGCCTCGCCATGAACCCCGCCCTCTGCGCCCTGGCCCTGGTCATGGCCGGCGAGATCATCGACCGGCTCATGTTCTACGGGACCTACATGCGCATCGGCATATAACGTCAACAATGGCCCGGAGGTTCGCCTCCGGGCCGTCATTACATTATGAACGCAGAACAACTCGGCGCGTGCGCCCTCAGCCTGAATTTTCTCGCCCGGCTCTTCATCGAACCGCCGGATGCGGCCTTCATCAACCAGATTCGTGAAAACAACGTGTTCGGGGAATGGCCCCTTGAGCCTCTCTCCGATGCGGCGAACGAAGCGCTTCTGCTCCTCGAAAAAGACGTCCAGGACCATGACGAAGCGGCCCTTGAGGCGGAGTACACCGTCCTCTTCATCGGCCCCGACGACGCAGTTCCCCTTTGGGAATCCGTATGGACCACTAAGGACAAGCTGCTGTTCGACGGTCCCATGTTCGACGTACGCGACGCCTATGCCCGATACGGTCTCGTTTCGCCCAACCCCGAGCACGAACCCGACGACCACATAGGGCTGGAAATGTCCTTTCTCGGCGGCGTGATGGGATGCGCGGCCGAGGCGGTCGACAACGGCGATACGGAATCGGCGGATCGGCACCTGGCCATGGCAGGCGATTTCCTGAACAAACATATCGCCCCTTGGTCCAACCTATTCCTGGAAGCTGTCTCCGGGCACGAGTCATCCTCTTTTTACAACGCCGTTTCCACCGTTTCCATCGACACTCTTGCCCAGGCTGCCGACCTCCTGCGACCTGAGCAAGCCTGATTACCGACGGGCCGCCGCCATGCTCAACGCCCCTGCCGTCAACACCTCGCTTTGTCCACTACATATGGGCGGCCGGTGTGCGCGGTGCATGACGGTATGCCCATCGGACGCCATAGACCTGCGCGACGGACCGGCTATCCGCGCCGATTCGTGCAGAAACTGCGGAGCCTGCGCCTCGGTGTGCCCCACTGGGGCGCTGGTCCACGACGCACCGGCCGCCCTGCTCCGCAGCCTTGCGGAACGCCCTGACGCCCCCCAGGCCCTGCGCTGTCCCAAAGCAGGACGATGCGCGCCGGACGAACTTCCGGTTCCCGGATGCCTTTCCAGCCTCGGCCTTGAAACCCTGCTGGCCCTTTGGCGCCGACAAAAAGGGACCGTCACCTTCCTCACCGGAAATTGCGCCGCCTGCCGGATCGGCGACGAAGGTACGACATTCAGGAGAGTCCTTGAACAGGCCCGGTCAATCCTGGCAAAATCGACGGACGCTCCGAAAAAACCATTCATCGTAAAAACCTGGTCCCCAAAAGACGCGCCGTCCCGCCGTGAAAGCGACGTGTCTCTATCCAGGCGGGGATTTCTGGGATTCCTGGCAGGAGGCCACACGGCCTCTTCCGGCTCAGGATCGTCCTCCACAAAGAACGAAGGCGGCAAACGGCACCAATTGGCCGGACACCTTAAGGCGTTGAACGCCAAAGGGCCCGCGCCCGAAGGACTGGCTTTCGCCATGATGCGGGGCGACGGCCATTGCACCGCCTGTGGAGCCTGCGCCAACGTCTGCGCAACCGGCGCTATTAGATTGACGGGTGAAGACTCCCTGCGCGCGCTGGAATTCATTTCCGCCCTGTGCGTGGACTGCGGAGCCTGCGTCAACGTCTGCCTGCCGCGCTTTCTCCATCCCTATCCCCCGGACCTCGCCTCCTTCTCGCTTTCCCCGCACACGCTCTTTCAAGGCGAGACCGGCACTTGCAAACGATGCCGGGCCAAAACCACCGCCCTGGACGAAAACGGATACTGTCCTGTTTGCTCCCGCCGAATCCAGGCGATGCGCGACTGATCCCGCCCTCATCCAAAAAGGAGCGGCGGCGAAGCCCGGGACGCAATAGGTCCGGCTTCGCCGCCGCGTGCATGTCTTCTCGGCCCGGGCCGTGGATGACGGAAGGATGGGGCGTCCCCTGTCACCCGGCGGCCCGGACGAGGTCTTTCTATTTCTTCATGGCTTCGGCAAGCAATTGGATGACGTGCTTGACCGGCATGTCCGTGCCCACGTTCCGGCGAATCCCGTCGCGCAACTGGAGAATGCAGCCGGGACACGCCGTGGCCATGACGTCGGCGCGGGTTGCCGCCGCGTCGTCAATCTTCTTGGCCTGAATCCGCTTGGACCGCTCCATGTTGGCCAGGCAGTAGGTGCCGCCCAGGCCGCAGCAGGCTTCCGGGCGGCGCATCTCGTTGACCGGACCGCCGGTGGCCATTTCCAACACAGCGCGGGGTTCCTTGACGATCTTCTGCGCTTTGCGCAGATGACACGGGTCATGGTAGGTGGCGCTGACCGGAGCCTTCTTTTCCAGCAACCCTTCGAGCCGTTCCCGGTCCACGCGAGTCATCAGATATTCCGAGATGTCCAGGGTGCGTTCAGCGATGTTCCGCAGACCGGCCGCGAGTTCGCCGTCGTCTCCGAAACGGTCCAGGTAGCCGTGCTTGAGCATATGGCCGCACGACGCGCACGCCGTAACGATGGCTACGTCGTCGCCGTCGTTCGCCAGAGCCTTCACATTCCGTTCGGCCTGCTTGCGGACCACGTCGGCCTCGCCCGAGGCCAGCATGGGCATACCGCAGCACGCCTGCTCCTGCGGAACTTCCACCGACACGCCGAGCCCGTTGAGGACCTTGACCAGGCTATGGCCGATTTCGGTCATGCTGTAGTTGGTCATGCAGCCGGTGAAAAAGACGACGCGGGGTTGCCCGGGCTTGCCGGAGAACCGCACTTCGTTCCGGAAGGACTTGGCGGCCAATTGGGGAACGTACTGTTCCTTGTCCACGCCAGGCATGGCGAAACGGCGGTAAAGGCCGCTCGTGCCG is part of the Desulfovibrio sp. Fe33 genome and harbors:
- a CDS encoding DMSO/selenate family reductase complex B subunit, with product MLKRPAFHIDNSRCTGCKTCMIACIDKHDLPLGVLWRRVTEYVGGEWVERPDGTCTQNVFSYYLSVSCNHCENPICVRSCPTTAMHKNEDGIVTVDQDKCVGCRYCEWGCPYSAPQYNAELGKMTKCDFCRDYLKEGKEPACVAACPCRALDFGEYDELVAKYGNLNIVAPLPDPNITQPNLIVTPAMNAKPGGSKMGKISNPEEV
- a CDS encoding dimethyl sulfoxide reductase anchor subunit family protein, with amino-acid sequence MFSSDWSLVLFTILVQSAVGIVVITEAARLFAGASGSALRWQTPVACVMTALGLILSLTHLGTPLHSVFTIMNLGNSWLSREILSVSAFFIAICALAFMRMRNDAVKATGLSVLAMALGLLAVFVMTKVYLLETVPAWNSVATAFSFYGTMLLAGAVASGVIGSIENSGKDCGEDCTSVTGLLCASAQAGLALKFIAVALGMIALGSVGSLGTSGLDLVAGEGVSAQIVRIAMICAGAGVFTWFGFKAMGTRQLRLAMNPALCALALVMAGEIIDRLMFYGTYMRIGI
- a CDS encoding TorD/DmsD family molecular chaperone; translation: MNAEQLGACALSLNFLARLFIEPPDAAFINQIRENNVFGEWPLEPLSDAANEALLLLEKDVQDHDEAALEAEYTVLFIGPDDAVPLWESVWTTKDKLLFDGPMFDVRDAYARYGLVSPNPEHEPDDHIGLEMSFLGGVMGCAAEAVDNGDTESADRHLAMAGDFLNKHIAPWSNLFLEAVSGHESSSFYNAVSTVSIDTLAQAADLLRPEQA
- a CDS encoding 4Fe-4S dicluster domain-containing protein, producing the protein MPRLPTSCDLSKPDYRRAAAMLNAPAVNTSLCPLHMGGRCARCMTVCPSDAIDLRDGPAIRADSCRNCGACASVCPTGALVHDAPAALLRSLAERPDAPQALRCPKAGRCAPDELPVPGCLSSLGLETLLALWRRQKGTVTFLTGNCAACRIGDEGTTFRRVLEQARSILAKSTDAPKKPFIVKTWSPKDAPSRRESDVSLSRRGFLGFLAGGHTASSGSGSSSTKNEGGKRHQLAGHLKALNAKGPAPEGLAFAMMRGDGHCTACGACANVCATGAIRLTGEDSLRALEFISALCVDCGACVNVCLPRFLHPYPPDLASFSLSPHTLFQGETGTCKRCRAKTTALDENGYCPVCSRRIQAMRD
- a CDS encoding (Fe-S)-binding protein; this encodes MTKQTHEEKMAVLLRLVKNEVDKCIRCGECRTVCPVFDDTPSERYTARGKIAIAESLARGDLEFNGHTRELFDNCLLCTGCASQCSSGARADKVVIAVREAFADEMGVPALKKAVAETLSLPRAVLDAGARIGSVAQRLAFKGVPGTSGLYRRFAMPGVDKEQYVPQLAAKSFRNEVRFSGKPGQPRVVFFTGCMTNYSMTEIGHSLVKVLNGLGVSVEVPQEQACCGMPMLASGEADVVRKQAERNVKALANDGDDVAIVTACASCGHMLKHGYLDRFGDDGELAAGLRNIAERTLDISEYLMTRVDRERLEGLLEKKAPVSATYHDPCHLRKAQKIVKEPRAVLEMATGGPVNEMRRPEACCGLGGTYCLANMERSKRIQAKKIDDAAATRADVMATACPGCILQLRDGIRRNVGTDMPVKHVIQLLAEAMKK